In one Vicia villosa cultivar HV-30 ecotype Madison, WI unplaced genomic scaffold, Vvil1.0 ctg.001961F_1_1, whole genome shotgun sequence genomic region, the following are encoded:
- the LOC131637275 gene encoding cytochrome b561 and DOMON domain-containing protein At3g25290-like, with protein MSSSPTLISFVILSFLLVNIDANHRPCGEKFAKLIEQKNITACKRLRTQGAEFGWNYHNSPNSTTLEILFGAILDTSQGWIAWGVNPEERAEMIGTKAIIGIKNPDFATTSSSTLRVHTYDVTNETKRGCTLLPSKNIGLNVSHMMFQDEGSNFYTIYARLVLPSDEYNITRLNHVWQIGHAVSWESPLRHPINLNNVDSTETIDLTSPHGPSTGQFRSSLQSVHGVLSIIGWGTMLPLGVIIPRYFRVYPFRREPWWFFLHIGCQLTGFLIGTAAFVIGLVLGRSSRYYIFQTHRNFGIIIFTFSTIQMLAFRLKPAVTDDYRKYWNIYHHFLGYGLLAIIIINIFKGIGILNGGDKWKWSYIGILICLGAIAFALEIFTWIRFLIIDEWIEKHRKKKEKNEKEKNEKEKKEKEDKEKLEKASVPNQNK; from the exons ATGTCATCTTCTCCTACCTTAATATCCTTCGTGATACTGTCCTTTCTCCTTGTAAATATTGATGCCAATCATCGACCATGCGGAGAAAAATTCGCGAAACTCATCGAACAAAAAAACATAACAGCATGCAAGAGATTACGAACTCAAGGAGCCGAATTCGGTTGGAACTACCACAACAGCCCAAACTCAACCACACTTGAAATCTTATTTGGTGCAATTTTAGATACTAGCCAAGGGTGGATAGCTTGGGGTGTGAATCCAGAAGAAAGAGCAGAAATGATTGGAACAAAAGCAATCATAGGGATTAAAAACCCCGATTTTGCTACTACTTCATCATCAACTTTAAGAGTTCATACTTATGATGTTACAAATGAAACCAAACGTGGTTGTACTCTTTTACCTAGCAAAAACATTGGCCTTAATGTTTCACATATGATGTTTCAAGATGAAGGGTCCAATTTTTATACTATATATGCTAGATTGGTTCTACCCTCTGATGAATATAACATAACAAGGTTGAACCATGTTTGGCAAATTGGACATGCTGTTAGTTGGGAAAGTCCTTTGCGCCATCCAATAAATCTTAACAATGTGGATAGCACTGAGACTATAGACTTGACTTCTCCTCATGGTCCCAGCACCGGACAGTTCCGGAGTTCCCTTCAATCG GTGCATGGAGTTCTAAGCATTATAGGGTGGGGAACAATGCTACCTCTTGGAGTAATAATCCCAAGATACTTTAGAGTGTATCCTTTTAGAAGGGAACCATGGTGGTTTTTCCTACACATTGGTTGCCAATTAACTGGTTTTCTCATTGGAACTGCTGCTTTTGTCATTGGATTGGTTCTTGGACGCTCATCTAGATACTATATCTTCCAAACTCATAGAAACTTTGGAATTATCATTTTCACTTTTAGTACAATCCAG ATGTTGGCATTTCGGTTAAAGCCTGCGGTAACAGATGATTACAGGAAATATTGGAATATATATCATCATTTTCTTGGATATGGATTATTGGCTATCATAATTATAAACATATTTAAAGGAATTGGCATTTTGAATGGAGGTGATAAATGGAAGTGGAGTTACATTGGAATTCTTATATGTTTAGGTGCCATTGCATTTGCTTTGGAGATTTTCACATGGATTAGGTTTCTCATCATCGATGAATGGATTGAAAAACACcgtaagaagaaagaaaaaaatgagaaGGAAAAAAATGAgaaggaaaaaaaagagaaggaaGATAAAGAGAAGTTGGAGAAGGCTAGTGTTCCTAATCAAAACAAGTAG
- the LOC131637289 gene encoding uncharacterized protein LOC131637289, which yields MEQLEQNQASLREEVNQLKGSVEEIKGGMTQMLSFMKDFMEKQEKVKETSNKETCEQYDDLPDDGNPLLGYIPGFGPSKNVHSQQGTHARSSKKVIQSHEEGETSQEGFIPPPQKEGTSRIVRIPSNNPPKEDDYLDLQYGYQEGDNTTRIPQPKQSSHNVMEDSKDNNQIKALEERLKAVEGYDTFEVGALEMCLVPDVVIPPKFKVPDFEKYKGLTCPRNHLRMYCRKMAAYAHDQKLMIHTFQDSLSGASLDWYMQLEQNYIRTWDNLAHAFLKQYKYNLDMAPNRMQLQNLSQKKEESFKEYAQRWREIAARVQPPLLEKELVDMFMSTLQGIYYEKMVGSVSSGFSDLVMIGERIETGLKNGKIQGAPPSTSFSSKKPVPNFTKKREGETNAVASQLRAQQPWVIPQNQQQNKFQRLPRRFDPLPMPHGQLLQHLIRASLVELKPLAPPIGELPPNYDANVRCEYHANSPGHTLEKCWAFRHKVQDLIESQDITFEKPNIKTNPMPPHGGSNVNAIEVATDHEGTKRVKAPIDLLKEYLFEQGFLLEHNEAFEDTLQKLVDQKMVQFKYYTKEEYIATINVNTRKPLVIPCQGPMSTKKPLVIPYTDSNAAKAPLTIPTPSKSTLVIEEPYPTPYESDKTVPWSYDTTVYINGQKQEPAIINIAGTGGITRSGRVYAPDLQEKDKNPTKDKGKAIAEASQEPESSNKALLDKEKEEFLKMIKRSDYRVVDQLHQTQSKISILQLLLSSEAHRDSLMKILNAAHVAKEITVDQFDGVVANLTSGARLGFDDSELPPQGRAHNKALHISIRCGSTSLSRVLTDTGSSLNVLPKTSLMKLTLEGIIIRPSSMVVKAFDGSQSTVFGEVDLPIKIGPHTFYITFQVMDIEPAYTCLLGRPWIHSAGAVTSTLHQKLKFLTEGKLVVIEGEEDIFVSHLESYRYIGVEEDCVETPFQVLEAAAVSTLPVEKIKKSGTPITSWRDLQTMVGNQAPEGWGKLIDIPEKKDRLGLGYKLSDTTKKNEERFPPIPSIFISKGIEHGGSVSVISDKGNIKGASNLIRECLPDEELKNWTIVEIPEIFFFPKSTPILIDNDTATIRYNFDAPINQAEEEDEEDYELTKELTRLIEQESKDTLPSHEAIEIINLGNEAEPKEIKIGATLEESVKQRLIKLLHEHKDIFAWSYRDMPGLDTDIVVHKLPLKEGCSPVRQKLRRTRPDMADKIREEVLKQFDAGFLAVADYPPWIANIVPVPKKGGKVRMCVDYRDLNKASPKDDFPLPHIDVLVDNTAQASVFSFMDEIEVYVDDMIAKSHTEEDHIVHLQKLFERLQKYKLRLNPNKCTFGVRSGKLLGFIVSQRGIEVDPDKVKAIQEMPAPKTEKEVRGFLGRLNYISRFISHLTATCEPIFKLLRKNQEIQWNEDCQTAFETIKQYLQEPPILMPPVHGRPLIMYLTVLERSMGCVLGQQDETGRKEHAIYYLSKKFTDCESRYSYLEKTCCALAWATKRLRQYMLTHTTWLIARMDPLKYVFEKPALTGRIARWQMLLSEYDIQYVTQKAIKGSVLADHLAHQPLTEYQSMKFDFPDEDIMVIKDCEAPGPNEGPELGARWTLMFDGASNALGHGVGAVLTSPENFHRPYTARLCFDCTNNVAEYEACILGLEAAVDLRIKFLDVYGDSALVIYQVKGEWDTKHPKLIPYRDHVLELAMQFTSITFFHIPREENQMADALATLSSMFKTAWPNHEPHITIRHFEEPAHCLAIEEGPDNKPWFYDIRRYLEKQEYPENASIIDKRTLRKLASKFFLNGDILYKRNYDLVLLRCVDKQEADALMKEIHEGTFGTHASGHTMARKILRAGYYWLTMETDCYHYTKTCHKCQIYADKMHVPPTPLNVMSSPWPFSMWGIDMIGMIEPKASNGHRFILVAIDYFTKWVEAASYANVTRQVVTRFIKHNIICRYGVPSRIITDNGSNLNNKMMKELCDEFKIEHHNSSPYRPKMNGAVEAANKNIKKIVQKMVKTYKDWHEMLPFALHGYRTTMRTSTGATPYSLVYGMEAVLPIEVEIPSLRVLAEVELEEAEWVQTRLDQLNLIEEKRLTALCHGQLYQKRMKKAFDKKVRPRTFQEGDLVLKKILLPRLDSRGKWTPNYEGPYVVKTALSGGALILTTMDGEELSHPLNSDAVKKYYV from the exons ATGGAACAACTCGAACAAAACCAAGCATCTCTCCGTGAGGAAGTAAACCAACTAAAGGGTAGCGTAGAAGAAATCAAAGGAGGGATGACTCAGATGTTAAGCTTCATGAAAGACTTCATGGAGAAGCAAGAGAAAGTTAAGGAGACTTCAAATAAGGAAACCTGTGAGCAATATGATGATTTACCAGATGATGGCAACCCACTGTTAGGTTATATCCCGGGATTTGGTCCCTCTAAAAATGTACACTCCCAGCAAGGAACTCATGCGCGTTCTTCTAAGAAAGTCATCCAATCCCATGAGGAAGGAGAGACTTCTCAAGAAGGCTTCATCCCCCCTCCACAGAAGGAAGGGACATCCCGCATAGTGCGCATTCCTTCTAACAATCCTCCTAAGGAGGATGACTatctggatctacaatacggataCCAGGAGGGAGATAATACAACCCGGATACCTCAACCTAAGCAGTCGTCACATAACGTTATGGAAGATTCAAAGGATAATAACCAAATAAAGGCTTTAGAAGAAAGGTTGAAAGCTGTTGAAGGTTATGATACCTTCGAGGTTGGTGCTTTGGAAATGTGTCTAGTACCTGATGTTGTGATCCCTCCCAAATTCAAAGTGCCAGACTTTGAGAAATATAAGGGACTCACATGCCCAAGGAATCATCTACGCATGTACTGtagaaaaatggctgcttacgctcatgatcaaaagctgatgattcaTACTTTTCAAGACAGTCTGAGTGGAGCGTCCTTAGATTGGTATATGCAGCTAGAGCAGAACTACATCAGAACATGGGATAATCTTGCTCATGCCTTCTTAAAACAGTATAaatacaacttggacatggctcctaaccgcatgcaactacaaaattTATCTCAGAAGAAGGAAGAATCCTTCAAAGAGTACGCACAGAGATGGAGGGAAATTGCGGCACGAGTACAACCGCCACTTCTCGAGAAGGagttggtagacatgttcatgagtaCTCTACAAGGAATATACTATGAGAAAATGGTAGGAAGTGTCTCCTCAGGTTTCTCAGATTTGGTTATGATTGGAGAACGAATCGAAACAGGTCTAAAAAATGgcaagatacaaggggcaccgcCAAGTACCTCTTTCAGCTCGAAGAAACCCGTCCCTAACTTCACAAAGAAGAGGGAAGGAGAAACTAATGCTGTGGCATCACAACTAAGAGCACAACAACCATGGGTGATtccacaaaatcaacaacaaaacaaatttcaaagaCTTCCGAGAAGATTTGATCCTCTCCCCATGCCTCATGGGCAGCTGCTACAACATCTCATTAGAGCATCCCTGGTGGAATTAAAACCACTTGCCCCTCCAATTGGAGAACTCCCGCCCAATTATGATGCAAATGTAAGGTGTGAATACCATGCCAACTCTCCAGGACATACTTTGGAGAAGTGTTGGGCTTTCAGACACAAAGTTCAAGATCTAATAGAATCCCAAGATATCACTTTTGAGAAGCCTAATATCAAGACGAACCCCATGCCTCCGCATGGTGGCTCAAATGTTAATGCAATCGAGGTGGCTACTGATCATGAAGGAACAAAACGAGTAAAGGCTCCAATAGACCTACTAAAGGAGTATTTATTCGAACAAGGTTTCCTCTTGGAACATAATGAAGCTTTCGAGGACACGTTGCAAAAATTAGTGGATCAGAAGATGGTCCAATTCAAATATTATACTAAAGAAGAGTACATCGCTACTATCAATGTCAATACCAGGAAACCATTGGTGATTCCTTGCCAAGGTCCTATGTCTACAAAGAAACCACTTGTAATTCCTTACACAGACTCAAACGCAGCTAAAGCACCATTAACGATACCAACACCATCAAAAAGCACGTTGGTAATCGAAGAACCATATCCCACTCCCTATGAGAGTGACAAAACTGTACCATGGAGTTACGACACCACTGTCTACATCAACGGGCAAAAACAAGAGCCTGCAATAATAAATATAGCAGGAACAGGGGGGATAACCCGTAGTGGTCGTGTATACGCTCCAGATTTACAGGAAAAGGATAAGAATCCCACTAAAGACAAAGGAAAGGCAATAGCTGAAGCCAGTCAAGAGCCTGAATCTTCCAATAAAGCCCTCCTTGACAAAGAAAAGGAGGAGTTCCTGAAAATGATCAAAAggagtgattatagagtggtggaTCAACTCCACCAAACCCAATCTAAAATATCCATACTCCAGTTACTGTTAAGTTCTGAAGCACATCGAGACTCCTTGATGAAAATACTAAATGCTGCTCATGTTGCGAAGGAGATCACAGTGGATCAGTTTGACGGAGTCGTGGCTAACCTAACATCAGGGGCACGCCTAGGCTTTGATGACAGTGAGCTACCTCCACAAGGTAGAGCTCATAATAAAGCTTTACACATCTCAATCAGGTGTGGGAGCACAAGTCTATCCAGAGTACTCACTGATACTGGTTCCTCTCTAAATGTGCTACCAAAGACCAGTTTAATGAAGTTGACACTAGAGGGTATCATCATAAGACCAAGTTCTATGGTGGTAAAAGCTTTTGATGGTTCTCAAAGCACCGtatttggagaagtggatcttcctatAAAGATCGGACCACACACTTTCTACATCACCTTCCAAGTGATGGACATAGAACCAGCATATACTTGCCTATTAGGGCGACCATGGATCCACTCAGCAGGAGCTGTCACGTCAACCTTGCATCAAAAATTGAAATTCCTTACTGAGGGGAAACTAGTTGTGATCGAAGGAGAGGAAGACATCTTTGTCAGTCATCTGGAATCTTATCGATATATTGGTGTTGAAGAGGACTGTGTAGAAACACCATTCCAAGTACTAGAGGCTGCTGCGGTATCCACCCTCCCGGTGGAAAAGATTAAAAAATCAGGTACCCCTATAACATCATGGAGGGACCTACAAACAATGGTAGGAAATCAAGCACCTGAAGGCTGGGGAAAACTTATAGATatacctgagaagaaagatcgtTTGGGTTTGGGCTATAAGTTATCAGATACTACCAAGAAGAATGAAGAGCGCTTTCCCCCTATTCCAAGTATTTTCATCAGCAAGGGGATAGAGCATGGTGGATCAGTGTCAGTTATATCGGACAAAGGCAACATCAAAGGGGCATCCAACCTCATTCGTGAGTGCCTTCCAGATGAAGAGCTCAAGAATTGGACTATTGTGGAGATTCCAGAGATATTTTTCTTTCCAAA ATCCACACCTATACTCATTGATAATGATACTGCTACGATCCGATACAACTTTGATGCACCAATTAACCAAGCTGAAGAGGAAGATGAGGAAGACTATGAACTCACTAAAGAGTTGACAAGGTTAATCGAACAGGAATCAAAAGACACGCTTCCATCCCACGAGGCAATTGAAATCATCAATCTTGGCAATGAAGCAGAACCAAAAGAGATTAAAATAGGGGCAACCTTGGAAGAAAGTGTGAAACAAAGACTAATCAAGCTTCTGCATGAGCACAAAGATATATTCGCATGGTCTTATcgagatatgccagggttggatactgaCATTGTTGTGCATAAATTACCTTTGAAAGAAGGATGTTCTCCGGTTAGACAAAAGCTCCGAAGAACTCGTCCAGACATGGCCGATAAAATTCGAGAAGAAGTTCTCAAGCAATTCGACGCAGGTTTCTTAGCCGTAGCAGACTATCCACCTTGGATTGCTAATATCGTTCCAGTACCCAAGAAAGGTGGAAAAGTACGAATGTGTGTAGATTAtagggatctaaataaagcaagtcctaaagatgatttcccgttACCTCACATAGACGTATTAGTGGACAATACAGCACAGGCttcagttttctcattcatggatg AGATTGAGGTATACGTGgacgatatgattgccaaatcccaTACGGAGGAGGATCATATAGTTCACTTACAAAAATTATTCGAGCGTCTACAAAAATACAAATTAAggttgaatccgaacaagtgtacatttggtgtCAGATCAGGCAAACTGTTGGGTTTCATTGTGAGTCAGCGTGGCATCGAAGTGGATCCtgacaaagtaaaagccatacaagaaatgccagCTCCGAAAACAGAGAaggaggttcgtggtttcttaggacGGTTGaactacatctcaaggttcatatcGCACCTAACTGCCACTTGCGAACCTATATTCAAATTACTCAGAAAGAATCAAGAAATACAGTGGAATGAAGACTGCCAAACAGCCTTCGAAACAATAAAACAATATCTACAAGAGCCTCCGATTCTGATGCCACCCGTTCATGGAAGACCACTCATCATGTACTTAACAGTGCTTGAAAGATCTATGGGGTGCGTattggggcaacaagatgaaacggGGAGAAAAGAGCATGCTATTTACTActtaagcaagaaattcaccgacTGTGAGTCTCGATACTCATACcttgaaaaaacttgttgtgctctGGCTTGGGCCACTAAACGGCTACGACAATACATGTTAACACACACTACGTGGTTAATAGCAAGAATGGATCCTCTCAAGTATGTGTTTGAGAAACCCGCCCTCACAGGGAGAATCGCTCGATGGCAAATGTTATTATCCGAATACGACATTCAATATGTGACACAAAAAGCTATCAAAGGTAGTGTATTGGCTGATCATTTGGCCCATCAACCATTGACAGAGTATCAATCGATGAAGTTTGATTttccagacgaagacattatggtTATAAAGGACTGCGAGGCACCAGGACCTAATGAAGGACCTGAACTAGGGGCACGATGGACACTCATGTTCGACGGCGCATCAAATGCCTTGGGACATGGTGTTGGGGCTGTATTGACATCTCCAGAAAACTTCCACAGACCTTATACTGCGAGGTTGTGTTTCGATTGTACTAACAACGTTGCCGAGTACGAAGCTTGCATCTTGGGTTTAGAAGCTGCTGTCGATCTCAGAATCAAATTCTtagatgtatatggagattcagcaCTAGTTATATATCAAGTCAAAGGCGAATGGGACACCAAGCATCCCAAATTAATTCCATATCGAGACCATGTTTTGGAGCTAGCTATGCAGTTTACAAGTATCACCTTCTTTCACATTCCTCGAGAAGAGAACCAAATGGCAGACGCTTTGGCTACGTTATCATCTATGTTCAAAACTGCATGGCCTAATCATGAGCCACATATTACAATCAGACATTTTGAAGAACCTGCGCACTGTCTCGCAATTGAAGAGGGGCCTGACAACAAACCTTGGTTTTATGACATCAGAAGATAtctggagaaacaagaataccctGAAAATGCATCAATCATAGACAAGCGAACTTTGAGAAAGCTAGCATCAAAGTTCTTCTTAAATGGGGATattttatacaaaagaaattacgACTTGGTGCTACTCAGGTGCGTGGACAAACAAGAAGCCGATGCACTCATGAAAGAAATACACGAAGGGACTTTTGGAACTCATGCAAGTGGACATACCATGGCTAGAAAAAtattgagggctggttactattggttaACAATGGAAACAGACTGTTACCATTATACGAaaacatgtcacaagtgccagatctacgccgacaAAATGCACGTACCACCTACTCCTTTGAATGTTATGAGTTCTCCATGGCCATTCTCGATGTGGGGAATAGATATGATAGGAATGATCGAACCTAAGGCCTCAAATGGGCATCgattcattttggttgccattgactacttcaccaagtgggtcgaagctgcTTCCTATGCGAATGTGACGAGACAAGTGGTTACTCGATTtatcaaacataatatcatatgcCGGTATGGGGTTCCTAGCAGAATTATCACAGACAATGGATCCAatctgaataacaaaatgatgaaggagctatGTGACGAATTTAAGATcgaacatcataattcatcaccATACCGACCCAAGATGAATGGTGCCgtcgaagctgcaaataaaaatatcaaaaagattgtTCAGAAAATGGTGAAGacgtacaaagattggcatgagatgcttCCGTTCGCATTACATGGCTATCGTACTACAATGCGCACATCAACTGGTGCAACTCCTTAttctcttgtctacggtatggaggctgtGCTTCCTATTGAAGTAGAAATTCCATCACTACGAGTCCTCGCAGAAGTAGAGCTTGAAGAAGCAGAATGGGTTCAAACACGACTCGATCAACTCAATCTTATCGAAGAGAAGCGCTTGACAGCCTTGTGTCACGGACAATTATATCAGAAAcggatgaaaaaggcgttcgataagaaggtccgcCCTAGAACCTTCCAAGAAGGAGATTTGGTTCTCAAGAAGATTCTACTACCTCGACTAGATTCACGTGGGAAATGGACGCCTAACTATGAAGGTCCATATGTTGTAAAAACGGCTCTCTCAGGAGGAGCTCTTATCCTCACTACCATGGATGGAGAAGAACTGTCGCACCCACTGAACTCGGATGCAGTTAAAAAATACTATGTATAA